From Penicillium psychrofluorescens genome assembly, chromosome: 1, one genomic window encodes:
- a CDS encoding uncharacterized protein (ID:PFLUO_000365-T1.cds;~source:funannotate), with product MMSVRPSAWRILWLPPGPALRPNIHTQPLSIARHFASSASRCKAAKPPKRSARSSTSPSTQPPTRSPVKPSQDDYAKAGARTSHFGRLAARVAKEGEVILSQAPSQRVYLMISYSLTATCFACAGIYSPLLLGNTPDPLATWIKVLYGGVCVTMSALGTKFLLPTGRLIQKTTAVMANNGTHVRFAVRRMVPFLKPRQLEALPQQITIERKLVISPESFERLQRGEAGRNGTQQPPSFFKMPIQRLSMMTFKFSQNVRQVFTNEDLILLNVEGQGRNKKLLLDSNGFVSRDFLSIGELVQTQRQK from the coding sequence ATGATGTCGGTCAGACCGTCAGCCTGGCGAATACTGTGGCTCCCTCCAGGCCCTGCCCTGCGACCCAACATCCACACACAACCACTCTCAATAGCTCGGCATTTCGCATCAAGCGCCTCTCGATGCAAGGCAGCCAAGCCTCCAAAGCGCTCTGCGCGTTCCTCTACGAGTCCTTCGACGCAACCCCCGACGCGGTCCCCAGTGAAGCCATCACAAGATGACTACGCGAAGGCAGGAGCGCGAACCTCACACTTTGGCAGATTGGCGGCCAGGGTTGCAAAGGAAGGGGAGGTGATACTATCCCAGGCGCCATCTCAGCGCGTTTACCTCATGATTTCCTACAGCCTCACGGCGACTTGTTTCGCTTGTGCAGGCATCTACTCACCCTTACTGCTTGGCAACACTCCCGACCCTTTGGCGACATGGATCAAAGTCCTTTACGGGGGTGTTTGTGTCACCATGAGCGCTCTGGGCACCAAGTTCTTGCTCCCCACCGGCAGGCTCATCCAGAAAACGACCGCGGTCATGGCCAACAACGGGACCCATGTGCGCTTCGCCGTGCGGCGCATGGTGCCCTTTTTGAAACCTCGCCAGCTGGAGGCTCTGCCGCAGCAGATCACAATTGAACGCAAGTTGGTCATCTCGCCCGAGTCATTTGAGCGCTTGCAGAGGGGGGAGGCTGGACGGAATGGCACGCAACAACCGCCAAGCTTCTTTAAGATGCCAATCCAACGTCTGAGCATGATGACTTTCAAGTTTTCTCAGAATGTGCGGCAGGTCTTCACGAATGAGGATTTGATTTTATTGAATGTGGAAGGTCAAGGCCGGAATAAGAAGCTTCTCCTGGATTCCAATGGGTTCGTGTCGAGGGACTTTCTGAGCATTGGTGAGCTCGTCCAGACACAACGACAGAAGTGA
- a CDS encoding uncharacterized protein (ID:PFLUO_000361-T1.cds;~source:funannotate) → MIVSLLLGAAAVAAVPTGRDASSAIAVTKEAPQEAGDSILQPFVSFSIEFAFFPDYAGNKSNPNDFSNNLLDNLASLQGIKPYIRVGGNTQDFALYDPNLKTSTNGTIVPAKSTDYPYLLSIGPSFFESYATWPNTKFSHGFNLAKNTTAAMESLLATVPLACKALGDGKLMHWELGNEPDLFSTSGVFSPRPKNWNESDYVDNWLTKERAIKQKMAHACPEMATDSAYTYLAPSFAGVDNSLDPVKTWRDGLDSDKNIRLNSVHNYMGGATQPGVTLQKTLMNHTSVMNSVDQHVTLAQELKSDGLARGIPYILGEMNSLYNEGKPGLSNSFGAALWGVDFNLYSASQSLHRTHMHQGTDYRYASWQPVQTNKTTKGTKAPYYGNVMVAAMVNANHNDQVRVLNLPLEQDTESAYATYVNGNLARLAVVNMQEYNYTGSTAASQRPSVKYAFQLPEHAHGKTLAVQRLMANGSDAITGITWNGWSYNYELNNGKPVRLHNVTIGETVPVGQKGVVEIEVPWSSGAILNF, encoded by the exons ATGAtcgtctctctccttcttggaGCTGCCGCAGTGGCCGCCGTGCCGACTGGCAGGGATGCTTCGTCTGCTATTGCTGTTACCAAGGAAGCGCCTCAGGAAGCCGGCGACAGTATCCTGCAGCCATTCGTTTCCTTCTCAATTGAATTCGCCTTCTTCCCTGATTACGCAG GGAACAAGTCGAATCCGAACGACTTCTCCAACAATTTACTGGACAATCTCGCCAGCCTCCAAGGCATCAAGCCGTACATTCGCGTCGGCGGCAATACCCA GGACTTCGCCCTCTATGACCCCAATTTGAAGACGTCGACCAATGGCACCATCGTCCCCGCGAAATCCACGGACTACCCGTACCTCCTATCCATTGGCCCATCATTCTTTGAGTCGTACGCGACCTGGCCCAACACCAAGTTCAGCCACGGCTTCAATCTGGCCAAGAATACCACTGCCGCAATGGAGAGCTTGTTGGCCACTGTGCCCTTGGCATGCAAGGCCCTTGGGGACGGCAAGCTGATGCACTGGGAACTGGGCAACGAGCCCGATCTGTTCTCAACTTCTGGCGTGTTCAGCCCGCGGCCGAAAAATTGGAACGAGAGTGACTATGTGGACAATTGGCTTACCAAGGAGCGCGCTATCAAGCAGAAGATGGCGCATGCGTGCccggagatggcgacggACTCGGCGTACACCTATCTCGCGCCTTCTTTTGCGGGCGTTGACAATAGCCTGGACCCGGTCAAGACGTGGCGCGACGGGCTCGACTCGGACAAGAACATTCGCTTGAACTCGGTGCACAA CTATATGGGCGGCGCGACCCAGCCCGGCGTGACGCTCCAGAAGACACTGATGAACCACACATCGGTTATGAACAGCGTCGATCAGCACGTCACGCTGGCGCAGGAGCTCAAGTCTGATGGCCTGGCCCGGGGTATTCCGTACATCCTGGGCGAGATGAACTCGCTCTACAACGAGGGCAAGCCCGGCCTATCCAACTCCTTCGGCGCCGCGCTGTGGGGCGTTGACTTCAACCTGTATTCCGCGTCACAGAGCCTCCACCGCACGCACATGCATCAGGGGACCGACTACCGGTATGCGTCGTGGCAGCCCGTGCAAACTAACAAAACGACCAAGGGCACCAAAGCCCCGTACTATGGAAACGTCATGGTGGCCGCGATGGTGAATGCCAACCACAACGACCAAGTCCGCGTGCTCAACCTGCCGCTCGAACAGGATACGGAGTCTGCCTATGCGACGTACGTCAATGGCAACCTGGCGCGCCTTGCCGTCGTCAACATGCAAGAATACAATTACACGGGATCGACTGCGGCGTCGCAGCGTCCTTCGGTCAAGTATGCTTTCCAGCTTCCGGAGCACGCCCACGGCAAGACGTTGGCTGTTCAGAGGCTTATGGCGAACGGAAGTGATGCCATTACGGGCATCACCTGGAACGGATGGTCGTATAACTACGAGCTAAACAACGGGAAGCCCGTGCGCTTGCACAATGTGACCATTGGCGAGACCGTGCCTGTTGGCCAGAAGGGCGTGGTGGAGATTGAGGTACCATGGTCGAGTGGTGCCATTCTGAACTTTTAG
- a CDS encoding uncharacterized protein (ID:PFLUO_000363-T1.cds;~source:funannotate) — MRSMWQFLGALIAASSLGLAQASSSTLETEEDVATALKSYGVNTAAINTLRSAGNKSTEVACQTACSSLSHLYGSQVLSPDTTAYNNFTGAFWSVQQEEVQPRCIFKPSKNTEVSAVVLVSRLTQCPFAAKSGGHAAFAGASSSPGGITIWFTDMNEVTLNADKSVASIGPGNVWGMVYEALAPYGLAVIGGRASSIGVGGFTTGGGISFYSNLYGWAIDNVESYEVVTASGHIVTATENKYSDLYWGLRGGGNNLGLVTKFNLYTVPSPLMYGDTRVFLETEFDPVINAFVNIVHDAPNDGNAQYYIAFLSTGGVNIASAELTYVKNVSNPPIYQQIKSIPAVSDNSTARTLVQYAEYIDSDNPYGLREVYWPISAYLNEEFAKWTVDYFFSVLPQVANVTGAQPVLVYQAVSEPMLKNMTKYGGNALGLEASKGPVHLMHISFWWDNASDDDTVYNWVGSFWDTVLAKAKDMGIYNEWIYMNYASQFQNVIAGYGAENKARLQKIAAKYDPQGVWQTLQPGYFKLTHAPVVTSP; from the exons ATGCGTTCCATGTGGCAGTTTCTAGGTGCTTTGATTGCGGCGAGTAGCTTGGGTCTCGCGCAAGCTAGCAGCAGCACATtggagacggaagaagatgttgcAACCGCATTGAAGAGCTACGGCGTCAACACGGCGGCCATCAATACGTTGCGCAGTGCAGGAAATAAGTCAACGGAAGTTGCATGTCAAACTGCG TGCAGCAGCTTGAGTCACTTGTATGGCTCTCAAGTTCTGTCCCCAGACACTACGGCCTATAACAATTTCACTGGCGCGTTCTGGTCCGTCCAGCAAGAAGAGGTGCAGCCACGCTGTATTTTCAAGCCCTCGAAGAACACCGAGGTCTCCGCTGTCGTGCTAGTGTCCCGACTCACCCAGTGCCCATTCGCTGCGAAGAGTGGTGGCCATGCGGCCTTTGCTGGCGCATCCAGCAGCCCCGGTGGTATCACAATCTGGTTCACGGATATGAACGAGGTGACTCTTAATGCGGACAAGTCGGTGGCCTCAATCGGTCCCGGTAATGTCTGGGGTATGGTCTACGAGGCGCTCGCGCCCTATGGCCTAGCCGTTATCGGTGGTCGTGCTTCCAGCATCGGAGTCGGTGGATTCACCACtggcggcggcatctccTTTTACTCCAACCTGTACGGATGGGCTATTGATAACGTTGAGAGCTATGAGGTTGTCACCGCTAGCGGCCACATCGTCACCGCCACTGAGAATAAATATTCCGATCTATACTGGGGTCTCCGGGGAGGCGGCAATAACCTCGGTCTCGTCACCAAGTTCAACCTCTACACCGTTCCGAGTCCGTTGATGTACGGTGACACGAGAGTATTCCTCGAGACGGAATTCGACCCGGTCATCAACGCCTTCGTCAATATCGTCCACGACGCCCCGAACGACGGCAATGCGCAGTACTACATTGCCTTCCTGAGCACGGGGGGAGTCAACATCGCCTCAGCGGAACTCACCTACGTGAAAAACGTAAGCAACCCCCCGATCTACCAACAGATCAAGTCCATCCCAGCGGTCTCGGACAACTCGACCGCCAGGACCCTCGTGCAGTACGCCGAGTATATCGACTCCGACAACCCGTACGGGCTGCGCGAGGTCTACTGGCCGATCTCCGCGTATCTCAACGAGGAGTTCGCCAAGTGGACAGTTGACTATTTCTTCTCGGTCCTCCCACAGGTCGCCAACGTGACAGGTGCTCAGCCAGTGCTGGTCTACCAGGCCGTGTCAGAGCCTATGCTGAAAAACATGACCAAATACGGAGGCAATGCGCTGGGTCTTGAGGCATCCAAGGGACCCGTACACTTGATGCACATTTCGTTCTGGTGGGATAATGCCTCGGACGACGACACGGTGTATAACTGGGTCGGCAGCTTCTGGGACACGGTCCTTGCCAAGGCGAAAGATATGGGCATCTACAATGAGTGGATCTACATGAACTACGCGAGTCAGTTCCAGAATGTCATTGCCGGCTACGGCGCGGAGAACAAGGCTCGCCTGCAGAAGATCGCCGCCAAGTACGACCCTCAGGGTGTCTGGCAGACTCTCCAGCCGGGATACTTCAAGTTGACGCATGCGCCAGTGGTTACCTCGCCCTGA
- a CDS encoding uncharacterized protein (ID:PFLUO_000362-T1.cds;~source:funannotate), translating into MSTGGVTPAAIKDTGYVLIGFTSLVVAVRLAGSIRQVKDIKAEDFLILIAYALFLELAILYIIITPVIFRLAALESGLIPMYAGVEHDTLQIQIFFFVTTSSLWLCLWMVKFSLLSMYKRFLSGRAYITAWWLIFGFCILFLIGCILSSWFSCSSFHAWFTAGECDTARDHRASVISLYYSYAVDLVTDFAIMVLPLGLIWKLKMKRNRKLSISGLFCLGWVCIVIATIRVIQLRDNSSNGQPKPAWLALWGTIEASIAVLIGCCPGLYRIIKARLSPSVQSYHYGSYGFQRPSGNALPSYNSHIQGGKDIALSRFSVLRSHSSGAYELNSPSSSQENLASPKERSNIVLTSQVTVTVGKRDDYSVDNRK; encoded by the exons ATGTCGACGGGAGGTGTCACTCCGGCTGCGATTAAGGACACCGGCTACGTGTTGATAGGGTTCACTTCGCTGGTTGTCGCTGTGCGGCTCGCTGGCTCCATTCGCCAGgtcaaggatatcaaggCAGAAGACTTTCTGATTCTTATTGCCTACGCACTTttcctcgagctggccatTCTGTACATTATCATCACGCCTGTCATATTCCGACTGGCTGCCCTCGAGAGCGGATTGATTCCCATGTACGCTGGAGTTGAACACGACACTTTGCAGATTCAaattttcttctttgtcaCCACATCCTCGTTATGGCTGTGTTTGTGGATGGTCAAGTTCTCGCTGCTATCGATGTATAAGCGTTTTCTGAGTGGAAGGGCATACATCACTGCATGGTGGCTAATCTTTGGGTTCTGTATCTTG TTTTTGATCGGCTGTATCCTGTCATCCTGGTTCTCATGCTCCAGTTTCCACGCCTGGTTTACTGCGGGCGAATGCGACACCGCGCGAGACCACCGTGCCTCAGTGATTAGCCTGTATTACTCCTATGCAGTCGATCTCGTCACAGATTTTGCGA TCATGGTTCTGCCCCTCGGTCTTATCTGGAAGCTGAAGATGAAACGCAATCGGAAACTGAGCATCAGCGGACTCTTCTGTCTCGGCTGGGTTtgcatcgtcatcgccaccATTCGTGTCATCCAATTGAGAGATAATAGTTCCAATGGCCAGCCCAAGCCAGCATGGCTGGCGCTGTGGGGAACCATTGAGGCGTCAATCG CTGTTCTGATCGGCTGCTGCCCCGGACTCTATCGCATCATCAAAGCCCGCCTGTCCCCCTCCGTCCAATCCTATCACTACGGCTCGTACGGCTTCCAGCGGCCATCCGGCAACGCGCTCCCTTCGTACAACTCTCATATCCAAGGGGGCAAGGACATCGCGCTTTCGCGCTTCTCGGTCTTGAGATCTCACAGCTCCGGTGCCTACGAGTTGAATAGTCCCTCAAGCAGTCAGGAAAATTTGGCGAGCCCTAAGGAGAGGAGCAATATTGTGTTGACCTCACAGGTGACGGTCACCGTCGGCAAACGAGATGATTATTCGGTTGATAATCGTAAATAG
- a CDS encoding uncharacterized protein (ID:PFLUO_000364-T1.cds;~source:funannotate), producing the protein MGKLIRLELFNFKSYKGHHVLLFGDAYFTSIIGPNGSGKSNSMDAISFVLGIKSSHLRSTNLRDLVYRGRVLREHPAEGAEANNENASQDPSGANDPKTAWVMAVYEDDAGEEQQWRRSITSQGVSEYRINSRTVTAQQYNEALEAENILIRARNFLVFQGDVEAIASQSPRDLTRLIEQISGSLEYKADYEKLKAEAEEAAEQQTVQLNRRRGINSEVKQYQEQKREAESYARKADERDQAIITHILWKLFHFQRLIDASSADIQKYQDELKEYRRGVEKYEQNVEDAKKEHARVGRDVGKAEKNITRKEKEIEELNNSLVPVDEKVDITQKKVERYASKIAEIGKERSAQSGNAKQLEKDLKLVEKAQGQWEAEWQKAMSKKGGQLSEADQQEYRKLKEEVSKNSSADQLNLDNLRRQRKTEAEAVNSLKGKFETTEWQLKNVQSDTQNMKERKSTLDDTIKSTSKDIDRKKKELNSLTSERLRVSQMRTELEEKLQVVLRKLLEADDGKKQTERELRAKELISTLKRIFPGVKGRVSDLCRPKQKKYSEAVSTVLGRHFDAIVVDNEKTAKECIQHLRDQRAGQATFIPLETIQVKAFNSNLKGMHRGMRPAIETVDYDDSVSRAISYACGNSIVCDDLQTAKYLCYERNLDAKAVTLDGTVIHKGGLMTGGRGPQQNSKRWEDSEVENLHKLKDKLMGDLANLPKSHHRGSEEETLQGDLIGLEQRLTYSREELKALTRNLESKGSEMDFVKRQLEDLRPKYTERKENLDELDETIETSQATVSTVEDEIYRKFCKRLGYDNIREYEAHQGTLQEEAAQKKLEFTTQKSRIENQLSFEKQRIQATDERVNGLKAQYDRDMSLIEELKSQQDAIRNQLDEFAAELELLKENLEQQKEIYAQSAENLTQQRRELQKRSRNVESALKNVNALEAEIQRNSSSRYALLRRCKLEDIDIPLARDSNSLDQLPIDDLVQAADPDAMDVDADELDGETPVVQDYGIEVDFDSLGDSLKAESDDKLEEELLEKVRTLNSELDKMAPNARAMERLESVENKLRSTEKEFEDARKHSRKAKDDFEGVMKKRSDLFNKAFSHISEQIGPIYRELTRSTNYPLGGQAYLDIEDSDEPYLDGIKYHAMPPLKRFRDMEHLSGGEKTMAALALLFAIHSYQPSPFFVLDEVDAALDNTNVARIANYIHDHAAPGMQFIVISLKTGLFQNSEALVGIFRDQAENSSKSLTLDLRKYT; encoded by the exons ATGGGGAAACTCATTCGCCTGGAGCTTTTTA ATTTCAAGTCTTACAAGGGACACCATGTGCTTCTCTTTGGAGATGCGTATTTCACATCCATTATTGGGCCTAATGGCTCTGGCAAATCAAACTC GATGGATGCCATTTCCTTCGTTCTAGGAATTAAATCGTCGCATCTTCGATCCACCAACCTTCGCGATCTCGTCTACCGTGGCCGCGTCTTGCGCGAGCATCCCGCCGAAGGAGCAGAGGCCAATAACGAGAATGCATCACAGGACCCAAGTGGTGCGAACGACCCCAAGACCGCCTGGGTGATGGCGGTGTATGAGGATGAtgcgggcgaggagcagcaaTGGCGTCGATCCATCACGAGTCAAGGCGTCAGCGAGTACCGCATCAATAGCCGCACCGTGACTGCCCAGCAATACAAcgaggccctggaggcgGAGAACATCTTGATCAGGGCGCGCAACTTCCTGGTTTTCCAGGGCGATGTCGAGGCGATCGCGTCGCAATCGCCTCGCGACCTCACCCGGTTGATCGAGCAGATCTCCGGCAGCTTGGAATACAAGGCCGACTACGAAAAgctcaaggccgaggccgaggaagctGCTGAACAACAGACGGTGCAGCTGAATCGTCGACGAGGAATCAACTCGGAGGTCAAGCAGTATCAGGAGCAGAAGCGGGAAGCCGAGAGCTACGCTCGCAAGGCCGACGAACGCGACCAGGCCATCATTACCCACATTCTGTGGAAGCTTTTCCACTTCCAGCGACTGATCGATGCATCCAGCGCGGACATCCAGAAATACCAGGACGAGCTAAAGGAGTACCGCCGCGGAGTTGAGAAGTACGAACAGAACGTCGAGGATGCCAAAAAGGAGCATGCTCGGGTCGGCAGAGATGTTGGCAAGGCGGAAAAGAATATcacaaggaaagaaaaggaaattGAGGAACTCAACAACTCCCTGGTGCCCGTGGATGAGAAGGTCGACATCACCCAGAAAAAGGTGGAGCGGTATGCCTCGAAGATTGCCGAAATTGGTAAAGAACGCTCGGCCCAGTCCGGTAATGCCAAACAACTGGAGAAGGACTTGAAGCTCGTCGAGAAAGCCCAGGGTCAATGGGAAGCCGAATGGCAGAAGGCCATGAGCAAGAAGGGTGGCCAGCTGAGTGAAGCCGATCAACAGGAATACCGCAAACTCAAGGAAGAAGTCAGCAAAAACTCCTCTGCAGACCAGCTGAATCTCGACAACCTCCGACGGCAGCGAAAAACGGAAGCCGAAGCAGTCAACAGCTTGAAGGGCAAGTTCGAGACGACCGAGTGGCAACTCAAGAATGTTCAGTCCGACACGCAAAACATGAAAGAGCGCAAGTCAACCCTTGACGATACCATCAAATCTACCTCGAAAGATATCGatcgcaagaagaaggagctgaaCTCGCTGACGTCCGAACGCCTGCGTGTCTCGCAGATGAGGACGGAACTGGAAGAGAAGCTCCAGGTTGTGCTGAGGAAGCTTCTTGAAGCCGACGATGGGAAGAAACAGACCGAGCGAGAGCTAAGGGCCAAGGAACTGATTTCGACTTTGAAGCGTATCTTTCCCGGGGTCAAAGGTCGCGTCAGTGACCTCTGCCGGCCAAAGCAAAAGAAGTACTCGGAAGCGGTCAGCACTGTCTTGGGTCGACACTTTgatgccatcgtcgtcgATAACGAGAAGACCGCCAAGGAATGCATCCAGCACCTTCGTGATCAGCGAGCGGGGCAGGCCACATTTATCCCGCTCGAAACCATTCAGGTCAAGGCTTTTAACTCGAACCTGAAAGGCATGCACCGGGGAATGCGCCCTGCGATCGAGACTGTCGACTACGATGACTCTGTTTCCCGAGCCATTAGCTACGCCTGCGGAAACTCCATTGTTTGCGATGACTTGCAGACGGCCAAGTATCTGTGCTACGAGCGAAACCTTGACGCAAAAGCAGTCACCCTGGATGGTACTGTGATCCACAAGGGTGGTCTTATGACTGGTGGTCGTGGTCCCCAACAGAACTCCAAGCGCTGGGAAGACTCCGAGGTGGAGAACTTGCATAAGCTGAAGGACAAGCTGATGGGTGATCTTGCTAATCTCCCCAAGAGCCACCATCGGGGCTCCGAAGAGGAGACTCTTCAGGGTGACCTTATTGGTCTGGAGCAGCGACTCACCTATTCACGGGAGGAATTGAAGGCTCTCACAAGGAACCTTGAGAGCAAGGGCAGTGAGATGGATTTTGTCAAGCGTCAGCTGGAGGATTTGCGACCAAAGTACACCGAAAGGAAGGAGAATTTGGACGAATTGGACGAGACCATCGAGACGTCCCAGGCTACCGTCAGCActgttgaggatgagatctATCGCAAGTTCTGTAAACGTCTGGGATATGACAATATCCGAGAGTACGAGGCCCATCAGGGCACTTTGCAGGAAGAAGCTGCGCAGAAAAAGCTCGAATTCACAACCCAGAAGAGCCGGATTGAGAACCAACTCAGCTTCGAGAAGCAGCGGATTCAGGCAACCGATGAACGGGTCAATGGTCTGAAAGCCCAATATGACCGTGATATGAGCTTGATCGAGGAGCTCAAATCCCAGCAGGATGCAATCCGCAACCAGCTGGACGAGTTCGCTGCCGAacttgagcttctcaaggagaatctcgagcagcagaaggagatCTACGCACAGTCGGCAGAGAACTTGACTCAGCAGCGGAGAGAACTCCAGAAGCGCAGCAGGAACGTCGAATCCGCTTTGAAGAATGTGAATGCGCTGGAAGCCGAAATTCAACGGAATTCATCCAGTCGCTACGCTCTCCTGCGACGCTGCAAGCTTGAAGATATTGACATCCCGTTGGCCAGGGATTCCAATTCTCTCGACCAACTTCCCATCGACGACCTGGTGCAAGCTGCGGATCCAGATGCTATGGACGTGGATGCAGACGAGTTGGATGGTGAAACTCCCGTGGTCCAAGACTATGGAATTGAGGTCGACTTTGACTCTCTGGGAGATTCTCTCAAAGCG GAATCGGATGACAAGCTTGAAGAGGAGCTGCTTGAGAAGGTGCGCACTTTGAACAGCGAGCTCGACAAGATGGCACCGAACGCTCGTGCCATGGAGAGGCTGGAGAGTGTTGAGAACAAACTTCGCAGCACCGAGAAGGAATTTGAGGATGCGCGGAAGCATTCTCGGAAGGCCAAAGATGACTTTGAGGGCGTGATGAAAAAGCGCTCCGACCTCTTCAATAAGGCCTTTTCGCACATTTCGGAGCAGATCGGTCCAATCTACCGTGAGCTGACGCGAAGCACAAACTATCCTCTGGGTGGACAAGC GTACCTGGATATCGAGGACTCGGACGAACCCTACCTGGATGGCATCAAGTACCATGCCATGCCCCCGCTCAAGCGTTTTCGAGATATGGAGCACTTGTCCGGTGGTGAAAAGACCATGGCCGCGCTTGCGTTGCTATTTGCCATCCACTCGTACCAGCCATCGCCGTTCTTTGTGCTGGACGAGGTGGACGCCGCCCTCGACAACACGAACGTCGCCCGGATTGCCAACTACATTCACGACCACGCCGCCCCCGGCATGCAGTTCATCGTGATCAGTCTCAAGACTGGACTCTTCCAGAATAGTGAAGCTCTGGTCGGTATATTCAGAGATCAGGCGGAGAATAGCAGTAAATCCCTGACGCTTGAT CTTCGGAAGTATACTTGA